From the Conger conger chromosome 14, fConCon1.1, whole genome shotgun sequence genome, one window contains:
- the LOC133109972 gene encoding CD63 antigen-like translates to MAVEGGAKCIKYLLFFFNFLFWICGLALIVLGVLAQMALNNTLVINHASGSAVPLILIAVGVIIFFIAFFGCCGAWKENHCMVTTFSVLLCFIVMIEIGAAIAGYIYRGQLNDIVDSSFKDMVKKYNSSSEDIKKAVDNMQMELHCCGVNSSADWADFMPDQKSVPESCCKKQTQGCGNGAMQDADKVYQKGCLLTVKELLKNNVKLVIVAAVVIAFLQVTGIVFACLLMKSIRSGYEVM, encoded by the exons ATATGTGGCCTGGCTCTCATTGTGCTGGGGGTCCTGGCTCAGATGGCCCTGAATAACACTCTTGTGATTAACCACGCGTCCGGTTCAGCCGTACCCCTAATCCTCATCGCGGTGGGTGTGATCATCTTCTTCATCGCCTTCTTTGGGTGCTGTGGGGCCTGGAAGGAGAACCACTGCATGGTCACCACG ttctctgtcctcctctgttTCATCGTCATGATTGAGATTGGAGCTGCCATTGCTGGTTATATCTATAGGGGCCAA CTAAATGATATTGTAGATTCCAGCTTCAAAGATATGGTTAAGAAGTACAACAGTAGCTCTGAGGATATCAAGAAAGCTGTGGACAACATGCAGATGGAA CTGCATTGCTGTGGGGTGAATTCATCTGCTGACTGGGCAGACTTCATGCCTGATCAGAAGTCTGTTCCCGAGTCCTGCTGTAAGAAACAGACTCAGGGCTGTGGAAATGGAGCCATGCAAGACGCGGACAAAGTGTACCAAAAG GGATGCCTCCTGACTGTCAAAGAACTGTTGAAGAACAATGTGAAGCTGGTCATAGTAGCAGCTGTGGTGATCGCTTTCTTGCAG GTCACAGGGATCGTGTTTGCCTGCCTGCTGATGAAGAGCATTCGCAGTGGCTATGAGGTCATGTGA
- the zgc:113184 gene encoding uncharacterized protein zgc:113184, whose translation MEQAYKDLYREFLHLQSLCLKQASLLHHLTEALAKQKAAAPSPNAGLRAPVAVPVLRVQDKGGPTSESCAQAMARLLPSAGQTEASTSADPIAGVMDRLQLEGRGTQTHRLATLGPLAPPGLNGEPTPPDGERGTLRPEQQLREVFYKAVGGINDFDAPDGTARRRKPLWMFSSFLDSEMVSQGGGLMMSEVALQSQVCEFCHAVFPGSTTTRGEFLRHLTTHI comes from the exons ATGGAGCAGGCGTACAAGGACCTGTACCGGGAGTTCCTGCACCTTCAATCGCTCTGTTTGAAACAGGCTTCCCTTCTCCACCACCTCACAGAGGCACTGGCCAAACAGAAAG CAGCGGCCCCTTCTCCTAATGCAGGCCTCAGGGCCCCAGTGGCTGTCCCTGTCCTGCGTGTGCAGGATAAAGGGGGCCCCACCTCAGAAAGCTGTGCTCAGGCCATGGCAAGattgctgccctctgctggtcagaCTGAAGCCAGCACCTCTGCTGATCCCATTGCGGGAGTAATGGACAGGCTGCAGTTGGAAGGCAGGGgaacacagacccacagactgGCCACCTTGGGTCCCCTGGCTCCTCCGGGTTTGAACGGAGAGCCGACACCCCCTGATGGCGAGAGGGGCACACTGCGGCCAGAGCAGCAGTTGAGGGAGGTGTTCTACAAAGCAGTGGGAGGGATAAACGATTTTGATGCTCCCGATGGCACGGCAAGAAGAAGAAAG CCCCTGTGGATGTTCAGCTCTTTCCTGGACAGTGAGATGGTGAGCCAGGGCGGGGGGCTGATGATGTCAGAGGTGGCGCTGCAGTCCCAGGTGTGCGAGTTCTGCCACGCCGTCTTTCCGGGGAGCACCACCACGCGGGGGGAGTTCCTGCGACACCTCACCACCCACATCTGA